TGGCTGAGACATCGCCGCAACCTGGTGCAAGCCGCTACCGAGGCCAACGACGATGTGCCCCTGTCATCACCAGACCCCGCCGGCGATATCCGGGATGCGCGCCGATGGAGGAAGCTCCAGGATATGGCCAACTGGGATCCGGCATACCCCGGCGAACGAGTCTCCTGGTACGACGAGTACATCCAGCGCAACGGGCCGGCCTGCATCAATTGGTTGCAGAGCCCTCGCATGCGGGAAAGGGAGtgcgaggccatcgtcgaaGCCCGCGGAATGGCCATTTACAATCCGtacgacggccgcgacgggctcgggACGATGCTTGCTGTATCGCCGCTGGACGATGGCTCTGTGTGCCTCTGGGACGTCAAAGGCACGACTGGCAAGCAGGGCAGCATTGTGGCCAGGAGCAATCCCGATATCCTCTTCTTTGATGGGCCCAACGGCCAAAACACTAGGAGGTCCAAGAAGATCGACACGGGCGTGACCGAGTGCGTCAGCATCAACAACGATAGCCACCGGGCTTTTTTCGCCGTCCAAAGCCGTGAGCACACCTCTCGTGCATACTTGCAGGTGTTGCCATTTGCATACTGACTGGCAGCGACAGATCTCATCGAGGTGGACCTGAACCGTCTGGAGGTGGTCAGCAAGGACTCCTTTGAGTGGTCCATCACATCGCTGTCTGCCATTCAGCCTGGCGTCCCCCTAACTGTCGGGACATCGCTTGGGATACACCTTCATGACTTCCGAGCTCGCGTCAGGGCGCCGTATGACGTCGTTGAGCGCGTAGATTCCCAGCAATACGCACAAAACGATGTGCTCAGGGCTTTGTTCGATCCtaagccgctgccgccgtacgCCTCGCTCTCTCAACCTACACCAGTCAGCATCCTCCATCTTCCACGGCCGGGGGGGCAAGACCTCATCTCAGACGACATTTACGTGTCTGGACGGTTCACCAACATACTCCACTATGACCGGCGCAAATTTCCGGCCATTGTAGGCTCAATATACTCGGGAGCTCTGATAAAGAGCCTCACATCGATGCCGTTCCCGTACTCCACCGTCGACTCAGAGGTGCGCCGACGTGCCGAGTTCAGCCCAGAGCGTATGGCGCAGATCAAGATGGCTGGAGGTGGGCAGACGCTAGTTGCGGGAGGCTCTTACAAGACGAAGGGCTCTCTGGAGATATACGGCTTGAACTCGGCAGCAGATTCGGGCAGCCACACCATGGTGCAGAGCTCCATCTTTAAGAATAGGCAatcggcagcctcggcaACGATCTTGTCGGTAATCGAGCATGGGACGAAACTTGTCTTCTCCGATGGCGCAGGCCTGATCAAGTGGTTCGAGCGAGACGGCTCAACAGAGTGCCGCCGTCTCAAGATTGGTCATAgcgacgcggacgagccTGCGTCTATTTTcgcctcgatgccggcgtcgGACGATTTGGCCCGCAAGATTttgtcgacgcggcgcagaGACGGCCAGGACCGGCCGAACAACGACAACATCCTCTTCTGGACCGGCGAAAAGCTGGGCATGGTGAGCttcaccacggcgccgctaTACCAGGCCAAGGACTTTGAGCCCCAGAAGGCAGAgcccacggccgacgaggatgtcaAGGACCAATACGCAGGGCGGATGCGCAGGGCGCTCGAGCGacaggccgacgaggtcagGTACATGAGGAATCTGGGAATGGGCACAGGTGTTGGATAAGGCCACCATCGAGGGGACTCGCGGCGTTGGGAACAAAATCTACATGGGTTCGACAGCGACCTTTTAGCGACTGATTTGACATGACGATCTGCTTGGCTCTGCCCATTTAGCGCCGTCGCAGATAGACGAGGCGGGCAGGAAgctgagggcgaggaagactGGCTCTACTATCGACACCGTGCTCC
This region of Purpureocillium takamizusanense chromosome 9, complete sequence genomic DNA includes:
- a CDS encoding uncharacterized protein (COG:S~EggNog:ENOG503P0HR); the protein is MALDDRPSRWDELPDEILLQILNYLEPYHITRLQPVSRKLQKLCLDDELWKKLCFEDSPWYQWLRHRRNLVQAATEANDDVPLSSPDPAGDIRDARRWRKLQDMANWDPAYPGERVSWYDEYIQRNGPACINWLQSPRMRERECEAIVEARGMAIYNPYDGRDGLGTMLAVSPLDDGSVCLWDVKGTTGKQGSIVARSNPDILFFDGPNGQNTRRSKKIDTGVTECVSINNDSHRAFFAVQSHLIEVDLNRLEVVSKDSFEWSITSLSAIQPGVPLTVGTSLGIHLHDFRARVRAPYDVVERVDSQQYAQNDVLRALFDPKPLPPYASLSQPTPVSILHLPRPGGQDLISDDIYVSGRFTNILHYDRRKFPAIVGSIYSGALIKSLTSMPFPYSTVDSEVRRRAEFSPERMAQIKMAGGGQTLVAGGSYKTKGSLEIYGLNSAADSGSHTMVQSSIFKNRQSAASATILSVIEHGTKLVFSDGAGLIKWFERDGSTECRRLKIGHSDADEPASIFASMPASDDLARKILSTRRRDGQDRPNNDNILFWTGEKLGMVSFTTAPLYQAKDFEPQKAEPTADEDVKDQYAGRMRRALERQADEVRYMRNLGMGTGVG
- a CDS encoding uncharacterized protein (COG:S~EggNog:ENOG503P0HR); the protein is MANWDPAYPGERVSWYDEYIQRNGPACINWLQSPRMRERECEAIVEARGMAIYNPYDGRDGLGTMLAVSPLDDGSVCLWDVKGTTGKQGSIVARSNPDILFFDGPNGQNTRRSKKIDTGVTECVSINNDSHRAFFAVQSHLIEVDLNRLEVVSKDSFEWSITSLSAIQPGVPLTVGTSLGIHLHDFRARVRAPYDVVERVDSQQYAQNDVLRALFDPKPLPPYASLSQPTPVSILHLPRPGGQDLISDDIYVSGRFTNILHYDRRKFPAIVGSIYSGALIKSLTSMPFPYSTVDSEVRRRAEFSPERMAQIKMAGGGQTLVAGGSYKTKGSLEIYGLNSAADSGSHTMVQSSIFKNRQSAASATILSVIEHGTKLVFSDGAGLIKWFERDGSTECRRLKIGHSDADEPASIFASMPASDDLARKILSTRRRDGQDRPNNDNILFWTGEKLGMVSFTTAPLYQAKDFEPQKAEPTADEDVKDQYAGRMRRALERQADEVRYMRNLGMGTGVG